A single window of Candidatus Zixiibacteriota bacterium DNA harbors:
- a CDS encoding tetratricopeptide repeat protein: MKAITRAILLASVPVMIYAVDVVDRKPAMTYVEASASQLLEQADSVFQSRDYENALTAYSSVVEQARKEFNRSVEVEALAQVARMNLILNNKDEGRTWLQKAAERADDADPMGWSRYLGVKGRFEWKDDDLVTARKTFDDMYSYCNTNALWGRAVDAAHMIAIVSPDSKDQITWSYRGIEAAEKSGEESWLGPLWNNLAITYFDMKSYDSALTCFQKAREYHWRHSGEIGKLFADYHVGMTLRHMGRYDEAATWLRPVLAWAERLGDHSAIGQACEDLGEVMIATGDKAGGVRLLKRARDEYKIEKWDEQVPDVWNKLNDRIAALEK; this comes from the coding sequence ATGAAAGCGATCACACGTGCGATCCTGCTGGCGAGCGTGCCGGTCATGATATACGCCGTTGATGTCGTCGACAGGAAACCCGCTATGACCTACGTTGAAGCGTCCGCAAGCCAGTTGCTCGAACAGGCCGATTCCGTCTTCCAGTCGCGCGACTACGAAAACGCCCTCACCGCCTACAGCTCAGTGGTCGAGCAGGCCCGTAAAGAATTCAACCGGTCGGTCGAAGTCGAAGCGCTCGCGCAGGTGGCGCGCATGAACCTGATCCTGAACAATAAGGACGAAGGCCGGACGTGGCTGCAGAAGGCCGCAGAACGGGCCGACGACGCCGACCCGATGGGCTGGTCGCGGTATCTGGGCGTCAAGGGCCGCTTTGAATGGAAGGACGACGATCTGGTCACCGCCCGAAAGACGTTCGACGATATGTATTCATACTGCAATACCAACGCCCTGTGGGGACGGGCGGTTGATGCCGCCCACATGATCGCGATCGTCTCCCCCGACTCGAAAGACCAGATCACCTGGAGCTACCGGGGAATCGAAGCGGCCGAGAAGTCCGGCGAAGAATCCTGGCTCGGACCGCTCTGGAATAACCTCGCCATCACCTACTTCGACATGAAATCCTATGACTCGGCGCTGACCTGTTTCCAGAAAGCCCGCGAGTACCACTGGCGCCACTCCGGCGAGATCGGCAAGTTGTTCGCCGACTACCACGTCGGGATGACCCTCCGGCACATGGGCCGCTACGATGAGGCTGCCACGTGGCTCCGCCCGGTTCTGGCGTGGGCCGAGCGGCTCGGCGACCACAGCGCGATCGGACAGGCGTGCGAAGATCTCGGCGAAGTCATGATCGCCACCGGGGACAAAGCGGGCGGGGTGAGACTGCTCAAACGCGCCCGCGATGAATACAAAATCGAGAAGTGGGACGAGCAGGTGCCCGATGTCTGGAACAAACTCAACGACCGAATCGCGGCGCTCGAGAAATAG